In Microbaculum marinisediminis, one DNA window encodes the following:
- a CDS encoding radical SAM protein has translation MNIQSTAVRTGKESGGLDNAEFEAIRALYRFDRSVQLDRYYRDGEGIPLKSIGISITENCQLKCRWCHIAEIGFLKNYMDKDDFRALLSSCGPLDDIHLTPRGEAFLHPDFMDILKICRQVQPQAKTRVITNGIYSLSGGRADLPAYLDYVAFSVDGATKETYELIRKPAKFENFLESVRRFVAHKETHQTGAVYKFIFTAGKLNLPELPQLVELAAELKHIESIFVAPMRIRLGAMQRFADELLDAMDDSERVAHLDRAKARARELGIGLTIAKNCYPDRFAQTRDVVEEDVDEEDSQVVEFDNTPFLEFCNQPWNGGMRVGKRLFPCCYMPAGLPPELSQELAERYGFGEEISSYADAHLADFYNSEAFWRFRHDMMTGEAAKFCRNCTIGKGDYKTYAQRVAPRLDPAALQTKLENQKSALERQGATIKRQKRTIKRLQIRENRNAFGKYRKIAEEALRRLGLYSR, from the coding sequence ATGAACATTCAATCGACAGCCGTTAGAACGGGCAAAGAATCCGGCGGCCTGGATAACGCCGAGTTCGAAGCGATCCGGGCGCTCTATCGGTTTGATCGATCTGTACAGCTGGATCGCTACTACCGGGATGGCGAGGGCATTCCGCTGAAAAGTATTGGAATCTCGATCACCGAGAACTGCCAGCTGAAATGCAGGTGGTGCCATATTGCAGAGATCGGATTCCTCAAGAACTATATGGACAAGGATGATTTTCGCGCGCTGCTTTCATCGTGCGGGCCGTTGGATGATATCCATCTGACCCCTCGCGGAGAGGCCTTCCTTCATCCCGACTTCATGGACATCCTGAAGATCTGCCGGCAAGTGCAGCCTCAGGCGAAAACCCGCGTCATAACGAACGGCATCTATTCCCTGTCTGGCGGCCGGGCGGACCTGCCTGCCTATCTCGACTACGTCGCGTTCTCGGTCGACGGGGCCACCAAGGAGACCTACGAGCTGATCCGGAAGCCGGCGAAGTTCGAGAATTTCCTCGAATCGGTCCGGCGTTTCGTGGCGCACAAGGAGACGCACCAGACGGGCGCCGTCTACAAGTTCATCTTTACCGCAGGAAAGCTAAACCTGCCCGAACTGCCGCAGCTCGTGGAGCTTGCCGCGGAACTCAAGCATATCGAATCCATATTTGTTGCTCCCATGCGCATCAGATTGGGGGCGATGCAGCGCTTTGCTGACGAATTGCTGGATGCGATGGATGACAGTGAGCGCGTCGCGCATCTGGACCGCGCCAAGGCACGCGCCAGGGAACTGGGCATTGGCCTCACCATCGCAAAGAACTGTTATCCGGACCGGTTCGCTCAAACGCGGGACGTCGTCGAGGAGGATGTCGACGAGGAGGACTCGCAGGTCGTGGAATTCGACAACACACCGTTCCTCGAGTTTTGCAACCAGCCCTGGAACGGCGGGATGCGCGTGGGCAAGAGACTATTCCCATGCTGTTACATGCCTGCGGGGCTGCCGCCGGAGCTGAGCCAGGAGCTTGCCGAGCGGTATGGTTTCGGCGAAGAGATCTCCTCCTATGCCGATGCGCATTTGGCCGATTTCTACAACTCGGAAGCATTCTGGCGTTTCCGCCACGACATGATGACCGGTGAGGCAGCCAAGTTCTGCCGCAACTGTACGATCGGGAAGGGCGACTACAAGACCTACGCGCAGAGGGTTGCCCCGCGCCTGGATCCCGCAGCCTTGCAAACGAAGCTGGAAAACCAGAAAAGCGCCTTAGAAAGACAAGGCGCAACAATAAAGCGCCAGAAGCGCACTATCAAAAGGCTGCAGATTCGCGAAAACCGGAATGCGTTTGGGAAATACAGGAAGATTGCTGAAGAGGCGCTGAGGCGGCTTGGGCTATACTCGCGATAG
- a CDS encoding sulfotransferase family protein encodes MGNKIIGWVSNMEKTGGRENKYERLVFVTGPARSGTTLLNRILCSGNNHIQFPECTIITTIIKTMVRHNSATPDRFQAYFGSEDTKLQIYRTHIDNVISNLLRDQPHKFGLVLKDPDIALYFNEYRALFPEAYFVFIVRDPRDVVASRKDVVLRKNLEFTLDHVLETVKVDFNRMAARHRSLINDPQVAFVRYEDLVHSTEASIKYLENFVGTTLSRELNGQSNSKDNPFSTPISTSGRVSEDSAGSFQSRLTEAERDIAQNALAYQIRFADNVSHIGKT; translated from the coding sequence TTGGGCAACAAGATCATTGGCTGGGTATCCAATATGGAAAAGACGGGGGGACGCGAGAATAAATATGAACGCCTGGTTTTCGTTACTGGGCCTGCGCGCAGCGGGACGACGCTGCTGAACAGGATTCTTTGCAGCGGCAACAACCACATTCAATTTCCGGAATGCACGATAATAACGACCATTATAAAGACGATGGTCCGGCACAATAGTGCAACACCAGACCGCTTTCAGGCGTATTTCGGAAGCGAAGATACGAAGCTTCAAATATACAGAACGCATATCGACAACGTAATATCCAACCTCTTGCGGGATCAGCCACACAAATTCGGGCTCGTCTTAAAGGACCCGGACATCGCCCTGTATTTCAACGAGTACAGAGCATTGTTTCCGGAGGCCTATTTCGTTTTTATCGTCCGCGATCCGCGCGACGTCGTCGCGTCGCGAAAAGACGTTGTTCTCAGGAAAAACCTGGAGTTCACCCTAGATCACGTATTGGAAACCGTAAAAGTCGATTTCAATCGTATGGCCGCAAGACATCGCTCTTTAATAAACGATCCTCAGGTAGCCTTCGTGCGATATGAGGATCTGGTTCATTCGACGGAGGCGTCGATAAAGTATCTTGAAAATTTTGTCGGAACAACTTTGTCGAGAGAATTAAACGGCCAATCCAATTCGAAAGACAACCCCTTCTCGACACCGATAAGTACATCGGGGCGCGTCTCGGAAGACAGTGCAGGCTCGTTCCAATCACGCCTGACGGAAGCGGAAAGAGACATTGCGCAAAACGCGCTGGCCTACCAGATCAGATTTGCCGACAACGTATCTCATATAGGAAAAACATAG